One stretch of Oncorhynchus clarkii lewisi isolate Uvic-CL-2024 chromosome 3, UVic_Ocla_1.0, whole genome shotgun sequence DNA includes these proteins:
- the LOC139405720 gene encoding lens epithelial cell protein LEP503-like translates to MHPQRPLPQAMPSSLGQNLRDMAMGLGRGKNFLGGNIAYGFIQSLKECLYFVLCCWCIKEILD, encoded by the coding sequence ATGCACCCCCAGCGTCCTCTCCCCCAGGCCATGCCCTCCTCCCTCGGGCAGAACCTGCGTGACATGGCCATGGGCCTAGGCAGAGGGAAGAACTTCCTTGGTGGGAACATTGCCTACGGCTTCATCCAGTCCCTCAAGGAGTGCCTCTACTTCGTACTCTGCTGCTGGTGCATCAAGGAGatactggactga